A window from Parambassis ranga chromosome 13, fParRan2.1, whole genome shotgun sequence encodes these proteins:
- the LOC114445127 gene encoding zona pellucida-like domain-containing protein 1 gives MGTRFWSLPPELRARHKMKTDRSPLRTMRLVILVCQLGLILRTDAQMPDGCITSDTNRPPNNSDITVVCGTNSMDLSIYICPMYNALYNESLMVLNNQYNKPECFGRADWTATPPVLKFRFPINESALSSCANNFRITDEVGSGQFADFSSIQFVNISGSVTSIDPSAGMITYRPQILYKFSCKYPLQYLLNNTKLGVSGVNIAIQDNNGSFISTLSMKLYQDGNYVNMLSIPDTGLNLKTKIYVAVKATNLTERFNVLLDRCYATTSPYPMQTTYYDLFIGCNRDPQTKVDLNGKSQEARFSFEAFRFVEHKNQTISTFYLHCTTRLCEQSTCTRLLPTCSGTNRRRKRDVQDVPANATVTSPPIKVGKQAADIQTFSASQTMSPESKYSSPVVALIICIVIIVIFIAALTVFLGLYVRRRKPILA, from the exons CTGAGAGCAAGACACAAAATGAAGACTGACAG GTCTCCACTGAGAACAATGAGGCTGGTCATCCTTGTGTGCCAGCTCGGCCTGATTCTGAGGACGGATGCCCAGATGCCAGACGGTTGCATCAccagtgacacaaacagaccaCCAA ACAACTCGGACATCACTGTGGTCTGTGGCACCAACAGCATGGACCTGAGCATCTATATTTGCCCCATGTACAACGCTCTTTACAACGAGTCCCTGATGGTCCTGAATAATCAATACAACAAACCTGAGTGTTTTGGGAGGGCTGACTGGACCGCAACTCCCCCAGTGTTAAAGTTCAGATTTCCTATAAATGAATCTGCCCTCTCTTCATGCGCAAACAACTTCCGG ATAACCGATGAGGTTGGGAGCGGACAGTTTGCCGACTTCTCAAGTATCCAGTTTGTGAACATCTCTGGCTCTGTTACATCCATCGACCCCTCCGCAGGGATGATCACATATCGCCCACAAATCTTATACAAGTTCTCCTGCAAGTACCCACTGCAGTATCTCCTCAACAACACTAAACTGGGAGT CTCAGGTGTGAACATCGCCATACAGGACAACAACGGTAGCTTCATCAGCACACTGAGTATGAAGCTCTACCAG GATGGAAACTATGTAAACATGCTTTCAATCCCAGACACGGGGCTCAACCTGAAGACCAAGATTTATGTTGCAGTGAAAGCCACCAATCTAACAGAGAG GTTCAACGTGCTGCTGGACAGATGCTACGCAACAACAAGTCCGTATCCCATGCAAACCACCTATTATGACCTGTTCATAGG GTGTAACCGTGATCCCCAGACAAAGGTGGATCTCAACGGTAAGTCACAGGAGGCCCGCTTTTCCTTCGAGGCCTTCAGATTTGTGGAGCACAAAAATCAGACCATCTCCACCTTCTACCTGCATTGTACCACCAGACTCTGCGAGCAATCCACATGTACCCGATTATTGCCT accTGTAGCGGCACtaacagaaggagaaagagagacgtCCAGGATGTGCCGGCCAACGCTACAGTCACCTCGCCCCCCATAAAGGTGGGCAAACAGGCTG CAGATATTCAGACTTTCTCTGCTTCTCAAA CTATGTCGCCTGAGAGCAAGTACAGCAGCCCTGTGGTGGCTCTAATCATCTGCATTGTCATCATTGTCATTTTCATTGCCGCCCTGACCGTTTTTTTGGGGCTGTACGTAAGACGAAGAAAACCCATCTTGGCATAA
- the LOC114445128 gene encoding zona pellucida-like domain-containing protein 1 — MTTHRSTLIILRLVILVCQLGLILRTDAQMPDSCITSDTNRPPDNSDITVVCGTNSMDLSIYICPMYNALYNESLMVLNNQYNKPECFGRADWTATPPVLKFRFPINESALSSCANNFRITDEVGSGVFADSSIQFVNISGSVTSINPSVGVINYRPQISYRFSCRYPLQYVLNSTEVSVSGVNSAINDMNSSFINALSMRLYQDVEHKEVLTIPQTGLSLHTRIYVAVTATNLTDSFYVLLDRCYSTPTPQPFYDNYYDLFVGCSHNAQTKVELNGVSQEAHFSFETFRFVEHNNLTVSTFYVHCATTLCEESTCSMLLPNCEKQQWGARTEKSDSTVTSPAIMVANKSADVPFDTIAGVSPLSCYSVMAVIIYHVMLMVWLSI; from the exons ATGACGACGCACCG GTCAACATTGATAATACTGAGGCTGGTCATCCTTGTGTGCCAGCTTGGCCTGATTCTGAGGACGGATGCCCAGATGCCAGACAGTTGCATCAccagtgacacaaacagaccaCCAG ACAACTCGGACATCACTGTGGTCTGTGGCACCAACAGCATGGACCTGAGCATCTATATTTGCCCCATGTACAACGCTCTTTACAACGAGTCCCTGATGGTCCTGAATAATCAATACAACAAACCTGAGTGTTTTGGACGGGCTGACTGGACCGCAACTCCACCAGTGTTAAAGTTCAGATTTCCTATAAATGAATCTGCCCTCTCTTCATGCGCCAATAACTTCCGG ATAACTGATGAGGTTGGGAGCGGAGTGTTTGCTGACTCAAGTATCCAATTTGTCAACATCTCTGGCTCTGTTACATCCATCAACCCCTCTGTGGGTGTGATCAATTATCGCCCACAGATCTCATACAGGTTCTCCTGCAGGTACCCATTGCAGTATGTGCTCAACAGCACTGAAGTGAGCGT ATCTGGAGTGAATTCTGCCATAAATGACATGAACAGCAGTTTCATCAACGCACTGTCCATGAGGCTCTAT CAGGATGTAGAACACAAAGAAGTGCTGACAATCCCACAAACGGGGCTCAGCCTGCACACAAGGATTTATGTTGCAGTTACAGCCACCAATCTAACAGACAG TTTCTATGTGCTGCTGGACAGATGCTACTCAACTCCAACTCCACAACCCTTCTACGACAACTACTACGACCTGTTTGTTGG GTGTTCACATAATGCACAGACTAAGGTGGAGCTTAACGGGGTGTCCCAGGAGGCACACTTTTCCTTCGAGACCTTCAGATTTGTGGAGCACAATAATCTGACCGTCTCCACCTTCTATGTGCACTGTGCCACCACACTGTGTGAGGAGTCCACATGCAGCATGTTGCTACCT AATTGTGAGAAGCAGCAGTGGGGGGCCCGAACAGAGAAGTCGGACTCTACAGTTACCTCGCCCGCCATCATGGTGGCAAATAAGAGCGCTGATGTGCCTTTTGATACAATAGCAG GGGTTTCACCGCTGAGCTGCTACAGTGTGATGGCTGTGATTATCTACCATGTCATGTTAATGGTCTGGCTCTCCATCTGA